One part of the Anaerobranca gottschalkii DSM 13577 genome encodes these proteins:
- a CDS encoding acyltransferase, translating to MDKKDYLVHESSYIDEPCHIGKGTKIWHFSHIMKGCYIGENCNIGQNVVISPNVKIGNNVKIQNNVSVYTGVICEDDVFLGPSCVFTNVINPRSFIVRKDEYKTTLIKKGASIGANATIVCGKVIGRYAFVGAGSVVTKDVPDYALVVGNPAKIIGYVCECGEKLAKKEHKYICISCNKEYQKKNNSIYPKGE from the coding sequence TTGGATAAAAAAGATTATCTTGTTCACGAATCAAGTTATATCGATGAACCTTGTCATATAGGCAAAGGTACTAAAATTTGGCATTTTTCTCATATAATGAAAGGTTGCTATATTGGTGAAAATTGTAACATAGGGCAAAACGTAGTCATATCACCTAATGTAAAAATTGGAAACAATGTTAAAATACAAAACAATGTTTCTGTATATACAGGCGTGATATGCGAAGATGATGTATTTTTAGGACCTTCATGTGTATTTACAAATGTAATTAACCCAAGAAGTTTTATAGTAAGAAAAGATGAATATAAAACTACTTTGATAAAAAAAGGAGCTTCTATAGGGGCTAATGCAACTATTGTGTGTGGTAAAGTAATTGGAAGGTATGCTTTTGTTGGTGCTGGATCTGTAGTAACAAAAGATGTTCCTGACTATGCTTTAGTTGTAGGGAATCCAGCGAAAATAATAGGATATGTTTGTGAGTGTGGAGAAAAATTAGCAAAAAAAGAACATAAATATATATGTATTTCTTGTAACAAAGAATATCAAAAAAAGAATAATTCTATATATCCTAAGGGGGAATAA
- a CDS encoding DegT/DnrJ/EryC1/StrS family aminotransferase encodes MQIRLIDLKKQYESIKHEADPKVLEILSSSNYIMGQNVKEFEKEICEYLGVKYAVSVGNGTDALVIALKALGIGQGDEVITSPYTFFATAESISSVGATPIFVDVRLDTFNIDPSKIEEKITPRTKAIMPVHIFGQPADMDEIIEIAKKYNLYVIEDACQAIGAEYKNKKVGSLGDIACFSFFPTKNLGCAGDGGMITTNNDKLATICKALRTHGSGIDGEKAYNLLNNVKETASQNDNSDNTVYNPLKYYNYIVGHNSRLDEIQAAILRIKLRELDRWNNLRKEHAEYYNESLKDTSFVTPFKDINIKHVYHMYILQSERRAEVVSYLKDNGIATGIYYPVPLHLQKAYTELGYKLGDLPNAEYLSERTFAIPVYPELTEEQRQYIVNVLRKFE; translated from the coding sequence ATGCAAATTCGATTAATAGATTTAAAAAAACAATATGAATCAATAAAGCATGAAGCAGACCCAAAGGTTTTAGAGATTCTTTCATCATCTAATTACATAATGGGACAAAATGTAAAAGAATTTGAAAAAGAAATATGCGAATACTTAGGAGTAAAATATGCTGTTTCTGTTGGTAATGGGACAGATGCTTTAGTTATAGCTTTAAAAGCTTTAGGTATAGGACAAGGAGATGAAGTCATAACTTCCCCATACACATTCTTTGCAACTGCTGAAAGTATATCTTCAGTCGGTGCTACACCTATTTTTGTAGATGTAAGGTTAGATACTTTTAATATAGACCCAAGTAAAATAGAAGAAAAAATAACTCCAAGGACTAAAGCTATTATGCCAGTTCATATATTTGGACAACCTGCTGATATGGATGAGATTATAGAAATTGCTAAAAAATATAATTTGTACGTAATAGAAGATGCTTGTCAGGCAATTGGAGCTGAGTATAAAAACAAAAAGGTAGGCTCATTAGGAGATATAGCTTGTTTTTCATTTTTCCCAACAAAAAATCTTGGCTGTGCCGGTGATGGAGGGATGATAACTACTAACAATGATAAGTTGGCAACCATATGTAAAGCATTAAGAACACATGGAAGTGGTATTGATGGGGAAAAAGCATACAATTTACTTAACAATGTAAAAGAAACTGCTTCCCAAAATGATAATTCTGATAATACAGTCTATAATCCTCTTAAATACTATAACTACATAGTAGGTCATAACTCTAGATTAGATGAAATTCAAGCAGCTATTTTAAGAATAAAATTAAGGGAATTAGATAGATGGAATAATTTAAGGAAAGAACATGCTGAATATTATAACGAAAGCTTAAAAGATACATCATTTGTTACCCCATTTAAAGATATAAATATAAAACATGTTTATCATATGTATATCCTTCAATCAGAAAGGAGAGCAGAAGTAGTTAGTTACCTAAAAGACAATGGTATAGCAACAGGAATTTATTATCCAGTTCCTCTACATCTACAAAAAGCATATACAGAATTAGGTTATAAATTAGGGGATCTACCAAATGCAGAATATTTATCAGAAAGAACATTTGCTATTCCGGTTTATCCAGAGCTAACTGAAGAACAAAGGCAATATATTGTTAATGTATTGAGAAAATTTGAATAA
- a CDS encoding glycosyltransferase family 4 protein → MKNIWILNHYAGPPEITDFGIRHYELSKSLLKKGYKVKIFTASSQHHRKNNLINDNKKFYLKDFNNVPFVFIKARDYIGNGKERILNMIDYTIGLLINSKYFSYEKPDIIIASSVHPLTWLAGYRLARKFNAKFIAETRDLWPETLVAMEKIKNDSLIAKILYKLEKFIYKNADKLIFTMQGGKDYIIDKGLDKNSGGPIDLQKVHYINNGIDLEAFNKNRLNFEYIDIDDNRNFKVIYTGSMGIANALEYLLDAAKIIQDKGFNDIKFVLFGDGYKKQELEEYTKSNNINNVVFKGRVEKKYIPNILSKSNLNVFLGKNIYLYKYGLSLNKMFDYFASGKPTLSNIECGYNILEQYNCGITVKGGSAEALAEGILKFYKMPKEEYEIYCQNALKAAQDFDYKLLAEKLEKVILED, encoded by the coding sequence TTGAAAAATATATGGATATTGAATCATTATGCAGGACCACCTGAAATTACAGATTTTGGGATACGACACTATGAATTAAGTAAGAGTTTGCTAAAAAAAGGATATAAAGTAAAAATATTTACTGCAAGCTCTCAACATCATAGAAAAAATAACTTGATAAATGATAATAAAAAATTTTATTTAAAAGACTTTAACAATGTTCCTTTTGTTTTTATAAAAGCTAGGGACTATATTGGAAATGGTAAAGAACGAATTTTAAACATGATAGATTATACAATTGGTTTATTAATAAATTCAAAATATTTTAGTTATGAAAAACCAGATATTATTATTGCTTCGTCAGTACATCCTTTAACTTGGCTTGCTGGATATAGATTAGCAAGAAAATTTAATGCTAAATTTATCGCGGAAACTAGAGATTTATGGCCTGAAACATTAGTTGCAATGGAGAAAATAAAAAATGATAGCTTGATAGCAAAAATACTATATAAATTGGAAAAATTTATCTATAAAAATGCAGACAAGCTCATATTTACTATGCAGGGTGGAAAAGATTATATAATTGATAAGGGTTTGGATAAAAATAGTGGAGGTCCTATTGACCTACAGAAAGTACATTATATTAATAATGGTATTGATTTAGAAGCATTTAATAAAAATAGATTAAATTTTGAATATATAGATATAGATGATAATAGAAATTTTAAAGTAATATATACCGGTTCAATGGGAATAGCTAATGCACTTGAGTACTTATTAGATGCCGCTAAAATTATACAAGATAAAGGATTTAATGATATAAAATTTGTATTATTTGGAGATGGATATAAAAAGCAAGAATTAGAAGAATATACGAAAAGCAATAATATCAATAACGTCGTATTTAAAGGGAGAGTTGAGAAGAAATACATTCCTAATATATTGAGTAAATCTAATTTAAATGTTTTTTTAGGAAAAAATATTTATTTATATAAATATGGGTTGAGTTTGAATAAGATGTTTGATTATTTTGCATCTGGCAAACCAACTTTATCAAATATAGAATGCGGTTATAATATTTTAGAACAGTATAATTGTGGAATTACAGTAAAAGGTGGTTCTGCTGAAGCATTAGCTGAAGGGATATTGAAATTTTATAAAATGCCAAAAGAAGAGTATGAAATCTATTGTCAAAATGCATTAAAGGCTGCTCAGGATTTCGATTATAAATTATTGGCAGAAAAATTAGAAAAAGTAATTTTAGAGGATTGA
- a CDS encoding glycosyltransferase family 4 protein, with the protein MDVKYVLLAFIICSLFNPLAIKIGNKYILDKPNKRKVHTIPKPRSGGIAIFLTILIFSFFNISVRGILLPIAIIFTIGIVDDIFSLPAKVKLLFQIIVAGITYSLGYRIDSVSLGHFNLNFTYLTPIVSILWMVGMMNSINLIDGLDGLATSMVLISTLAFIFLTYDSTLIIPRIVVGICLAFLRVNKCPAKVFLGDSGSLLLGFLLSVIAIQTIQINEYPQIIAVVFIVFVPVLDTTWAFLRRIINKKPVFSPDKEHLHHKILKALSKDDKTLMAIIILSIYAAFIGILLFIDLSIITILLSLTLIPFTFIMYNFDKYSTLLLPFIDMKKEAAITKVNENK; encoded by the coding sequence TTGGATGTTAAATATGTTTTGTTAGCTTTTATAATTTGTAGTTTATTTAATCCACTTGCAATTAAAATAGGTAACAAGTATATCCTCGATAAACCAAATAAAAGAAAAGTACATACTATTCCTAAACCTAGATCTGGAGGAATAGCGATATTTTTAACTATACTTATATTTAGTTTTTTCAACATTAGTGTAAGGGGTATTTTATTACCAATAGCAATTATATTTACCATCGGTATTGTCGACGATATTTTTTCCCTCCCTGCAAAGGTTAAATTATTATTCCAGATTATAGTGGCAGGAATTACATATTCTTTAGGCTATCGAATCGATTCTGTTTCTTTAGGCCATTTTAATTTGAATTTTACATATTTAACTCCAATCGTTTCAATTCTTTGGATGGTTGGAATGATGAACTCAATAAATTTGATCGATGGACTAGATGGTCTTGCAACAAGTATGGTTTTAATTAGTACTTTAGCTTTTATTTTCTTAACATATGATTCAACTTTAATAATCCCAAGAATAGTTGTAGGAATATGTTTAGCATTTTTAAGAGTAAATAAATGTCCAGCTAAAGTATTTTTGGGTGACTCAGGTAGTCTTTTATTAGGATTTTTATTATCAGTTATTGCAATTCAAACTATACAGATAAATGAATATCCTCAAATAATCGCTGTAGTTTTTATTGTTTTTGTTCCAGTTCTTGATACAACATGGGCTTTCTTAAGAAGAATAATTAACAAAAAACCAGTTTTCTCACCAGACAAAGAGCATTTACATCACAAGATTTTAAAGGCTTTATCAAAAGATGACAAAACACTTATGGCCATAATCATCTTAAGTATTTATGCAGCATTTATCGGTATTTTGTTATTTATCGATCTTTCAATTATAACTATCTTGCTCAGTTTAACATTAATACCATTCACCTTTATTATGTATAATTTTGATAAATATTCTACTTTACTATTGCCTTTTATTGATATGAAAAAAGAGGCAGCTATAACGAAGGTTAATGAAAATAAGTAA